A section of the Amycolatopsis sp. AA4 genome encodes:
- the rocD gene encoding ornithine--oxo-acid transaminase yields the protein MTASVQPAGTARPTSTDGFIALDERWSTHNYHPLPVVIAEAEGASVTDVAGKSYLDFLAGYSALNFGHRNPELIAAATEQLGRVTLTSRAFHHDQLGLFCRELAELTGTEMVLPMNSGAEAVESAVKVARKWAYQVKGVPAGTAEIVVAASNFHGRTTTIVSFSDDETARADYGPFTPGFVQVPYGDAEALKAAITPRTAAVLMEPIQGEAGVVVPPEGFFAAVRRLCDENNVLMIADEIQSGLARTGTVLALEHEGVRADLYTLGKALGGGIVPVSAVVGSRDVLGVLKPGQHGSTFGGNPLACAVGRAVVRLLQTGEYQKRSTELGAHLHERLAKLVGDGVSEVRGRGLWAGVDIAPGGPTGRAASEALAELGVLCKETHDRTLRVAPPLVITEAELDRGIDAIAQVVRG from the coding sequence ATGACAGCGTCCGTCCAGCCTGCCGGCACCGCGCGTCCCACCTCCACCGACGGCTTCATCGCGCTCGACGAGCGATGGAGCACGCACAACTACCATCCGCTGCCGGTCGTGATCGCCGAAGCCGAGGGCGCTTCGGTGACCGACGTGGCCGGCAAGTCCTATCTGGACTTCCTGGCCGGCTACTCCGCGCTCAACTTCGGCCACCGCAACCCCGAGCTGATCGCCGCCGCCACCGAGCAGCTGGGCCGCGTCACGCTCACCTCCCGCGCGTTCCACCACGACCAGCTGGGCCTGTTCTGCCGCGAACTGGCCGAGCTGACCGGCACCGAAATGGTGCTTCCGATGAACTCCGGGGCCGAGGCCGTGGAGTCCGCGGTGAAGGTCGCGCGCAAGTGGGCGTACCAGGTCAAGGGCGTTCCGGCGGGTACCGCGGAGATCGTGGTCGCGGCGTCGAACTTCCACGGCCGCACCACCACCATCGTCTCGTTCTCCGACGACGAAACCGCGCGCGCCGACTACGGTCCCTTCACGCCGGGCTTCGTCCAGGTGCCGTACGGCGACGCGGAAGCGTTGAAGGCGGCCATCACGCCGCGTACGGCGGCCGTGCTGATGGAGCCGATCCAGGGAGAGGCAGGCGTCGTCGTACCCCCTGAAGGGTTCTTCGCCGCCGTACGGCGACTGTGCGACGAGAACAACGTGCTGATGATCGCCGACGAGATCCAGTCCGGTCTCGCGCGCACCGGCACTGTGCTGGCCCTGGAGCACGAAGGCGTCCGCGCGGACCTGTACACGCTGGGCAAGGCTCTCGGCGGCGGCATCGTCCCGGTGTCGGCGGTGGTCGGCAGCCGCGACGTGCTGGGCGTGCTGAAGCCGGGCCAACACGGCTCGACCTTCGGCGGCAACCCACTGGCGTGCGCGGTCGGCCGGGCCGTGGTGCGGCTGCTGCAGACCGGCGAATACCAGAAGCGGTCCACCGAACTCGGCGCGCACCTGCACGAGCGCTTGGCGAAGCTGGTCGGCGACGGCGTTTCGGAGGTGCGCGGACGCGGTCTGTGGGCGGGCGTCGACATCGCGCCCGGCGGTCCGACCGGGCGGGCGGCTTCCGAGGCGCTGGCCGAGTTGGGCGTGCTGTGCAAGGAAACGCACGACCGCACGTTGCGCGTCGCGCCGCCGCTGGTGATCACCGAAGCCGAACTGGACCGCGGCATCGACGCGATCGCCCAGGTCGTGCGCGGCTGA
- a CDS encoding polyphosphate--nucleotide phosphotransferase, protein MAKKQQNGNRVRDALRARDELPDPASSPVGPEKKAKGGKKLESAGEQLAGLQEALYAEGIGGGHRSVLLVLQGMDTSGKGGTVGHVLGLVNPMGVQYAGFKKPTAAELRHDFLWRIRKKLPSPGHLGVFDRSHYEDVLVPRVLGQLSATERRQRYAQINAFEKELTDNGTAVVKVFLHISPEEQLRRLTARLDRPEKRWKFDPSDIDARRQWPAYQKAYADVLKRTSTEHAPWYVVPADRKWYRNWAVAELLVETLTEMDPQFPEPTYDVDEQRAALHGVGAPA, encoded by the coding sequence ATGGCGAAGAAGCAGCAGAACGGAAACCGGGTCCGCGACGCGCTCCGGGCGCGCGACGAGCTGCCGGACCCGGCTTCGTCGCCGGTGGGGCCGGAAAAGAAGGCGAAGGGCGGCAAGAAGCTCGAGTCCGCCGGGGAGCAGCTCGCCGGGTTGCAGGAAGCGCTGTACGCGGAGGGCATCGGCGGCGGCCACCGCAGCGTGCTGTTGGTGTTGCAGGGCATGGACACCTCCGGCAAAGGCGGCACCGTCGGGCACGTGCTCGGGCTCGTGAACCCGATGGGCGTGCAGTACGCCGGGTTCAAGAAGCCGACGGCCGCCGAACTCAGGCACGACTTCCTGTGGCGCATCCGCAAGAAGCTCCCGTCGCCGGGCCACCTCGGGGTGTTCGACCGCTCGCATTACGAGGACGTGCTCGTGCCGCGCGTGCTCGGCCAGCTGTCCGCGACGGAGCGGCGGCAGCGCTACGCGCAGATCAACGCGTTCGAAAAGGAGCTGACCGACAACGGCACCGCCGTGGTGAAGGTGTTCCTGCACATCTCGCCGGAGGAACAGCTCCGCCGGCTCACCGCGCGGCTGGACCGGCCGGAGAAGCGCTGGAAGTTCGACCCGTCGGACATCGACGCGCGCCGGCAGTGGCCCGCGTATCAGAAGGCTTACGCCGACGTGCTGAAGCGCACGTCGACCGAGCACGCTCCGTGGTACGTGGTGCCCGCCGACCGCAAGTGGTACCGGAACTGGGCGGTCGCCGAGCTGCTGGTCGAGACGCTGACCGAGATGGACCCGCAGTTCCCGGAGCCGACCTACGACGTCGACGAACAACGGGCCGCGCTGCACGGTGTTGGCGCGCCCGCCTGA
- a CDS encoding S9 family peptidase has protein sequence MTDFALDDVPFLRQQARTQRFTLGAPKQFRVAPDGSRVLFLRSATGTDPRHSLWSFDLATGEETKLIDAAELVSGDEDLPPEERARRERARETGGGVVAFGVDDAFTVVTFTLSGKLYTLDLASGETRVLVDGSVIDPRPNPTGTHVAYVRERRLHMIELATGEDRVLVGEDDEHVTWGLAEFIAGEEMDRTRGYWWAPDGRSVLVERADRGPVPRWTIGDPANPQQPANVVAYPSAGSPNAEVSLAVLGLDGSRVDVEKGDWEYLVTVHWSAGGQPLLAVQPRDQKRLTVLALDPSDGSVAEVHTETDEHWVEIYQGVPAWTADGKLVVESAADGDHRLLVDGKAVTPPGMQLRMVLHVGDEILFTASEDDPTQIHLYRTEGGAVRRLSTTDGVHVGAGSAALAVLSSWSLDHSGPKVTVLRDGVEAGSIESSTVDPEVVPNLTWLTLGERRLRAALVLPRGYEPAESKLPVLLDPYGGPHAQRVLQSRNAFLTPQWLADQGFAVLVVDGRGSPGRGPAWEKEIAGKLADVTLADQVDALHAAAEAYPELDLERVAIRGWSYGGYLSALAVLRRPDVFHAAVAGAPVTDWSLYDTHYTERYLGKPDEEPESYEHNSLIASAGSLERALLIVHGLADDNVFPAHALRLSSALLAKGRAHGFLPLAGATHMTPQAEEVAENLMRTQVEWIHRELSCI, from the coding sequence GTGACCGATTTCGCACTCGACGACGTTCCGTTCCTCCGCCAGCAGGCCCGCACCCAGCGGTTCACTCTCGGCGCGCCCAAGCAGTTCCGGGTCGCCCCGGACGGTTCGCGGGTGCTGTTCCTGCGCAGCGCCACCGGCACCGATCCGCGGCACAGCCTGTGGTCGTTCGACCTCGCGACCGGTGAGGAGACGAAGCTGATCGACGCCGCCGAACTGGTGTCCGGCGACGAGGACCTGCCGCCGGAGGAGCGGGCGCGCCGCGAACGGGCTCGCGAGACCGGCGGCGGCGTGGTGGCCTTCGGAGTCGACGACGCGTTCACCGTCGTCACGTTCACGCTGTCGGGCAAGCTGTACACGCTCGACCTCGCGAGCGGCGAGACGCGCGTCCTGGTCGACGGGTCCGTCATCGATCCGCGGCCGAACCCGACCGGCACGCACGTCGCGTACGTACGCGAGCGTCGCCTGCACATGATCGAGCTGGCGACCGGCGAGGACCGCGTGCTCGTCGGCGAGGACGACGAGCACGTCACCTGGGGTCTCGCGGAGTTCATCGCGGGCGAGGAGATGGACCGCACGCGCGGCTACTGGTGGGCGCCGGACGGCCGCAGCGTGCTCGTGGAGCGCGCGGACCGCGGTCCGGTGCCGCGCTGGACGATCGGCGACCCGGCGAACCCGCAGCAGCCGGCGAACGTCGTGGCGTACCCGTCGGCGGGCTCGCCGAACGCGGAGGTGTCGCTGGCCGTGCTGGGCCTCGACGGCAGCCGCGTCGATGTCGAAAAGGGCGACTGGGAGTACCTGGTCACCGTGCACTGGTCGGCAGGCGGACAGCCGCTGCTGGCCGTGCAGCCGCGCGATCAGAAGCGGCTCACCGTGCTGGCGCTGGACCCCTCGGACGGTTCGGTCGCCGAGGTGCACACCGAGACCGACGAGCACTGGGTCGAGATCTACCAGGGCGTGCCCGCGTGGACCGCGGACGGCAAGCTGGTGGTCGAAAGCGCGGCAGACGGCGATCACCGGCTCCTCGTGGACGGCAAAGCGGTGACGCCGCCGGGCATGCAGCTGCGGATGGTGCTGCACGTCGGCGACGAGATCCTGTTCACCGCCTCGGAAGACGACCCGACGCAGATCCACCTGTACCGCACCGAAGGCGGCGCGGTCCGCCGACTGTCCACAACGGACGGCGTGCACGTCGGTGCGGGCAGCGCGGCTCTTGCGGTGCTTTCCTCGTGGAGCCTCGACCACAGCGGTCCGAAGGTGACCGTGCTGCGGGACGGCGTCGAGGCGGGTTCGATCGAATCGTCCACTGTGGACCCGGAGGTCGTGCCGAACCTGACCTGGTTGACCCTCGGCGAACGCCGGCTGCGTGCGGCTTTGGTGCTGCCGCGCGGATACGAGCCCGCCGAGAGCAAGCTGCCCGTGCTGCTCGACCCGTACGGAGGTCCGCACGCGCAGCGGGTTCTCCAGAGCCGCAACGCTTTCCTCACCCCGCAATGGCTCGCCGACCAGGGTTTCGCCGTGCTGGTCGTGGACGGTCGCGGGTCGCCCGGCCGCGGCCCGGCGTGGGAGAAGGAGATCGCGGGCAAGCTCGCCGACGTCACGCTCGCCGACCAGGTCGACGCCCTCCACGCGGCCGCCGAGGCGTACCCCGAGCTGGACCTCGAACGGGTCGCGATCCGCGGCTGGTCCTACGGCGGCTACCTGTCCGCGCTCGCCGTGCTGCGGCGGCCGGACGTGTTCCACGCGGCGGTCGCGGGAGCGCCGGTCACCGACTGGTCGCTGTACGACACCCACTACACCGAGCGCTACCTCGGCAAGCCGGACGAAGAACCGGAAAGCTACGAGCACAACTCGCTCATCGCGAGCGCCGGTTCGCTCGAACGGGCGCTGCTGATCGTGCACGGCCTGGCCGACGACAACGTCTTCCCGGCACACGCGCTGCGGCTTTCCTCGGCGCTGCTGGCGAAGGGCCGCGCGCACGGCTTCCTGCCGCTCGCGGGCGCGACACACATGACGCCGCAGGCCGAGGAGGTAGCGGAGAACCTCATGCGCACCCAAGTCGAGTGGATCCACCGCGAACTGAGCTGTATTTGA
- a CDS encoding intein-containing Rv2578c family radical SAM protein, protein MRWEQLRAGKEEPALPGLGAFGDVVRSVRAPEFGGVTFHEVRARSVLNRVPESSAVPFRWSVNPYRGCSHACTYCLEGDTPVLMADGRAKPIAELRVGDRIMGTRGHGVARRLVPTEVLAHWTTVRPAYRVTLDDGTRLVAGPDHRFLSSRGWKYVTGSKLGTAQRPHLEPGTELVGGGRFARTPDDTLGYRAGYLCGMLRSGGFAAEADAATRALTYLPDFGSSVGFMRIPREPDAQWARGFLAGLFDLAGGYRRGTLSIAHDENEVVDTMFAALDRFSFSYDTVGHRQHPGRRQARLTGGTGEVLRFLHLVDPAVEWKRSLDGTVIGGVRRTVTSVAPMGLELPLFDITTGTGDFIADGMVSHNCFARNTHTYLDFDAGRDFDTQVVVKVNAPEVLAAQLKRPSWQREPVAMGTNTDPYQRVEGRYRLMPGIIRALADSGTPLSILTKGTMLSRDLPLLESVGKDVPVHLAVSLALLDGDLQRRLEPGTPTPRARLDLIRKAAAAGLPCSVMVAPVLPYLTDSPEALDPLFAQLAEAGATRVTVLPLHLRPGAREWFAAWLKREYPELAPRYRRLYAQGSYAARGYRERLATVVAPLLRRHGLDPRAPRAHAETRTDPDPPGETEVPEQRAGEAEQLRLL, encoded by the coding sequence GTGCGTTGGGAACAGTTGCGAGCGGGGAAGGAGGAGCCGGCACTCCCCGGTCTCGGTGCCTTCGGCGATGTGGTGCGCTCGGTGCGCGCGCCGGAGTTCGGCGGCGTCACCTTTCACGAGGTGCGCGCCCGGTCCGTGCTGAACCGGGTGCCCGAATCGTCCGCGGTGCCGTTCCGGTGGTCGGTCAATCCGTATCGCGGGTGTTCGCACGCGTGCACGTACTGCCTCGAAGGCGACACGCCGGTGCTGATGGCTGACGGCCGCGCGAAGCCGATCGCCGAGCTGCGGGTGGGCGACCGGATCATGGGCACGCGCGGACACGGCGTCGCGCGCAGGCTCGTGCCCACCGAGGTGCTCGCGCACTGGACCACGGTGCGCCCGGCGTACCGCGTCACACTCGATGACGGCACGCGGCTCGTCGCCGGGCCGGACCACCGGTTCCTCAGCTCGCGCGGGTGGAAATACGTCACCGGCAGCAAACTCGGCACCGCGCAACGGCCGCACCTGGAACCCGGCACCGAACTGGTCGGCGGCGGCCGCTTCGCCCGCACGCCGGACGACACGCTCGGCTACCGCGCCGGATACCTGTGCGGAATGCTGCGCTCCGGCGGTTTCGCCGCGGAAGCGGACGCCGCCACGCGAGCCCTGACGTACCTGCCCGACTTCGGCTCGTCGGTCGGCTTCATGCGCATCCCGCGCGAACCGGACGCCCAATGGGCGCGCGGTTTCCTGGCCGGGCTCTTCGATCTCGCGGGCGGCTACCGGCGCGGCACGCTCTCCATCGCGCACGACGAGAACGAAGTCGTGGACACGATGTTCGCCGCACTGGACCGGTTCTCGTTCAGCTACGACACCGTCGGCCACCGCCAGCACCCCGGCCGCAGACAAGCCCGGCTCACCGGCGGCACCGGCGAGGTGCTGCGGTTCCTGCACCTGGTCGACCCGGCCGTCGAATGGAAACGCTCCCTGGACGGCACCGTCATCGGCGGCGTCCGGCGCACCGTCACCAGCGTCGCGCCGATGGGGCTGGAGCTGCCGCTGTTCGACATCACCACCGGCACCGGCGATTTCATCGCCGACGGGATGGTGTCGCACAACTGCTTCGCCCGGAACACCCACACGTACCTGGATTTCGACGCCGGCCGGGATTTCGACACCCAGGTCGTGGTCAAGGTCAACGCCCCGGAAGTGCTTGCCGCGCAACTGAAACGACCGAGCTGGCAACGAGAACCGGTCGCGATGGGCACGAACACCGACCCGTACCAGCGCGTCGAAGGCCGTTACCGCTTGATGCCCGGGATCATCCGCGCGCTGGCGGACTCGGGCACCCCGCTGTCGATCCTCACCAAAGGCACCATGCTGAGCCGGGACCTGCCCCTGCTGGAATCGGTGGGCAAGGACGTCCCGGTGCACCTCGCAGTGTCACTGGCCCTCTTGGACGGCGACCTGCAACGCCGCCTGGAACCCGGCACCCCGACGCCCCGCGCCCGCCTGGACCTGATCCGCAAAGCCGCCGCGGCGGGCCTGCCGTGCTCGGTGATGGTCGCGCCAGTGCTGCCGTACCTGACAGATTCGCCCGAAGCCCTGGACCCGCTTTTCGCCCAACTCGCCGAAGCTGGTGCGACCAGGGTGACCGTCCTGCCCTTGCACCTGCGCCCCGGCGCGCGGGAATGGTTCGCCGCGTGGCTGAAACGGGAGTACCCCGAACTGGCCCCGCGATACCGCCGCCTGTACGCCCAAGGAAGCTACGCCGCCCGCGGCTACCGAGAACGGTTGGCAACGGTGGTAGCCCCACTCCTGCGACGGCACGGTCTGGACCCGCGCGCGCCGAGGGCGCATGCGGAAACCCGGACGGACCCGGACCCGCCGGGGGAGACGGAGGTGCCGGAACAACGAGCGGGGGAGGCGGAACAACTGCGCTTGCTGTGA
- a CDS encoding IS3 family transposase (programmed frameshift) yields MGRSSRHPREVRERAVALVFEQVEQYSSQWEAITSIAAKVGVSAESLRRWVRQAETDQGARPGVTTAESERVRELERENRELRRANEILKAASNFLREGARPSTAALVAFITDYRDRFGVEPICAVLTEFGIKIAPSTYYAALSRPMSAREVRDEELKKEIQRVYDENYLVYGARKVWRQLNREGVRAGRGRVERLMRAMGLAGAVRGKKVRTTVSDPGGARAADLVSRQFTAGAPNRLRVADFTYVATWAGTVYVAFAIDVFSRRIVGWRVSMSKETDLVLDAIEQGLRHRDYRWRKGQDKLIHHSDAGSQYTSFRFTQHLADSGIDASIGTVGDALDNALAESTIGLYKTELIKPNGPWHNKQEVDVATAAWIEWYNTQRLHGACGDRPPVEFETLYEDGDLISLVA; encoded by the exons ATGGGCCGGTCTTCGAGGCATCCGCGTGAGGTGCGTGAGCGCGCGGTTGCGTTGGTGTTTGAGCAGGTAGAGCAGTACTCGTCGCAGTGGGAGGCGATCACGTCGATCGCGGCGAAGGTGGGGGTGTCGGCCGAGTCGCTGCGCCGGTGGGTGCGGCAGGCTGAGACCGATCAGGGTGCGCGGCCGGGTGTCACGACTGCGGAGTCGGAGCGGGTGCGCGAGCTCGAGCGTGAGAATCGTGAGTTGCGCCGGGCGAATGAGATCCTGAAAGCGGCATCGA ATTTTCTTCGCGAGGGAGCTCGACCCTCGACCGCCGCGCTCGTAGCGTTCATCACGGATTATCGGGACCGGTTCGGAGTCGAGCCGATCTGTGCCGTGCTGACCGAGTTCGGGATCAAGATCGCTCCGTCCACCTATTATGCCGCGCTTTCCCGTCCGATGTCGGCGAGGGAAGTTCGCGATGAGGAGTTGAAGAAGGAAATTCAGCGCGTGTACGACGAGAATTACCTGGTGTACGGTGCCCGGAAGGTATGGCGTCAGCTGAACCGGGAAGGCGTTCGGGCGGGCCGGGGCCGGGTGGAACGACTGATGCGCGCGATGGGCTTGGCCGGCGCGGTCCGCGGGAAGAAGGTGCGCACCACGGTGTCCGATCCCGGCGGTGCCCGCGCCGCGGACCTGGTGAGCCGCCAGTTCACGGCAGGTGCACCGAATCGGTTGCGGGTAGCGGACTTCACCTACGTCGCGACCTGGGCAGGCACCGTCTACGTCGCGTTCGCGATCGATGTGTTCTCCCGCAGGATCGTCGGCTGGCGCGTGAGCATGTCCAAGGAAACCGACCTCGTGCTCGACGCGATCGAGCAGGGACTGCGTCATCGGGACTACCGATGGCGAAAGGGGCAGGACAAGCTGATCCACCATTCCGACGCCGGAAGTCAATACACGTCGTTCCGATTCACGCAGCATCTTGCTGATTCCGGTATCGACGCGTCGATCGGCACGGTCGGCGATGCCCTCGATAACGCGCTCGCGGAATCCACCATCGGGCTCTACAAAACCGAGTTGATTAAACCGAACGGGCCATGGCACAATAAGCAAGAAGTCGACGTCGCGACTGCCGCGTGGATCGAGTGGTACAACACCCAGCGCCTCCACGGAGCATGCGGCGACCGGCCACCCGTCGAATTCGAGACCCTGTACGAGGACGGCGACCTGATCAGTCTGGTCGCCTGA
- the aspS gene encoding aspartate--tRNA ligase, giving the protein MLRTHQAGTLRAGQAGQTVTLTGWVARRRDHGGVIFIDLRDASGVAQVVFREGEMAERAHALRSEFCVKVVGEVSKRPEGNANPDIATGEIEVLATELEVLSEAAPLPFPIDDRVDVGEEVRLKYRYLDLRRSGPAAAIRLRSEVSRVAREVLHAQDFVEIETPTMTRSTPEGARDFLVPARLKPGSWYALPQSPQLFKQLLMVGGMERYFQIARCYRDEDFRADRQPEFTQLDIEMSFVEQDDVIAVGEAIVKALWKLIGHEIATPIPRITYREAMAKYGSDKPDLRFDLEITELTDFFSDTPFRVFQAPYVGAVVMAGGASQPRRQLDAWQEWAKQRGAKGLAYVLVNEDGTLGGPVAKNLSETERANVAEAAGAKPGDCIFFAAGKVSAAQPLLGAARDEIGRKLGLIDEDAWSFVWVVDAPLFAPVEDIGDDVAVGSGKWTAVHHAFTSPTPEWIDKFEQDPGNALAYAYDLVCNGNEIGGGSIRIHREDVQKRVFALMGLGEEEAQEKFGFLLEAFQFGAPPHGGIAFGWDRIVMLLAKADSLRDVIAFPKTGGGYDPLTAAPAPITAQQRKEAGIDAKPAVPQSKPAAAQEK; this is encoded by the coding sequence GTGCTCCGCACTCATCAAGCCGGCACTCTGCGTGCCGGGCAGGCCGGTCAGACCGTCACCCTCACCGGCTGGGTGGCGCGGCGGCGCGATCACGGCGGAGTCATCTTCATCGACCTCCGGGACGCCAGCGGCGTCGCGCAGGTCGTGTTCCGCGAGGGCGAGATGGCCGAGCGCGCGCACGCGCTGCGCTCCGAATTCTGCGTGAAGGTCGTCGGCGAGGTGTCGAAGCGGCCCGAGGGCAACGCGAACCCGGACATCGCCACCGGCGAGATCGAGGTCCTCGCCACCGAGCTGGAAGTGCTGTCCGAGGCCGCTCCGCTGCCGTTCCCGATCGACGACCGGGTCGACGTCGGCGAGGAGGTCCGGCTCAAGTACCGCTACCTCGACCTGCGCCGCAGCGGCCCGGCGGCGGCGATCCGGCTGCGCAGCGAGGTCAGCCGCGTCGCGCGCGAGGTGCTGCACGCGCAGGACTTCGTCGAGATCGAGACGCCGACGATGACCCGCTCCACCCCGGAAGGCGCCCGCGACTTCCTCGTGCCCGCGCGGCTCAAGCCCGGCTCCTGGTACGCCCTGCCGCAGTCGCCGCAGCTGTTCAAGCAGCTGCTCATGGTCGGCGGCATGGAACGCTACTTCCAGATCGCCCGCTGCTACCGCGACGAGGACTTCCGCGCCGACCGGCAGCCCGAGTTCACGCAGCTCGACATCGAGATGAGCTTCGTCGAGCAGGACGACGTCATCGCGGTCGGCGAGGCGATCGTCAAGGCGCTGTGGAAGCTGATCGGCCACGAGATCGCCACCCCGATCCCGCGGATCACCTACCGCGAGGCGATGGCGAAGTACGGCTCCGACAAGCCGGACCTGCGCTTCGACCTCGAGATCACCGAACTCACCGACTTCTTCTCCGACACGCCGTTCCGCGTGTTCCAGGCCCCGTACGTCGGCGCGGTCGTCATGGCCGGCGGCGCCTCGCAGCCGCGCCGTCAGCTCGACGCCTGGCAGGAGTGGGCGAAGCAGCGCGGTGCGAAGGGCCTGGCGTACGTCCTGGTCAACGAGGACGGCACACTCGGCGGCCCGGTCGCCAAGAACCTGTCCGAGACCGAGCGCGCGAACGTCGCGGAAGCCGCGGGCGCGAAGCCCGGCGACTGCATTTTCTTCGCCGCGGGCAAGGTTTCCGCCGCCCAGCCGCTGCTCGGCGCCGCGCGCGACGAGATCGGCCGCAAGCTCGGCCTGATCGACGAGGACGCCTGGTCGTTCGTCTGGGTCGTGGACGCGCCGCTGTTCGCGCCGGTCGAGGACATCGGCGACGACGTCGCGGTCGGCTCCGGCAAGTGGACCGCCGTGCACCACGCGTTCACCTCGCCGACCCCGGAGTGGATCGACAAGTTCGAGCAGGACCCGGGCAACGCGCTCGCCTACGCCTATGACCTCGTCTGCAACGGCAACGAGATCGGCGGCGGCTCGATCCGTATCCACCGCGAGGACGTCCAGAAGCGCGTGTTCGCGCTGATGGGCCTCGGCGAGGAGGAAGCGCAGGAGAAGTTCGGCTTCCTGCTCGAGGCGTTCCAGTTCGGCGCGCCCCCGCACGGCGGCATCGCGTTCGGCTGGGACCGCATCGTCATGCTGCTGGCCAAGGCCGACTCGCTGCGCGACGTGATCGCGTTCCCGAAGACCGGCGGCGGCTACGACCCGCTCACCGCCGCGCCCGCGCCGATCACCGCGCAGCAGCGCAAGGAAGCCGGGATCGACGCGAAACCGGCTGTCCCGCAGAGCAAACCGGCTGCCGCCCAGGAGAAGTAG
- a CDS encoding DUF389 domain-containing protein has product MLHLRAICPPESTDEALKLLYTHPGAAHLIVHRGASVSPEGDLIEADIAREAADDIVDALCTLGLDRTGGITMESLDTALSDAADAAEEAAPGEGADAVVWQELLGRTGEESRWNATFQAFLAIACLLAAVGVLTDSSVTIVGAMVVGPEFGPLAAIAVGMVLRRWDLVRRAGVALAVGFPVSMAITLLGVLLGSSAELFDPHAIVNNHQVDFVYQVGPASFVVALLAGAAGMLAMTSAKSAALVGVFISVTTVPAAGYAMVAAVAGRWDRTGFSVLQLLVNLFGIVLAAAIVLIVRRRKQRSAALLRPLSRG; this is encoded by the coding sequence GTGCTGCATCTCAGGGCGATCTGCCCTCCGGAGAGCACTGACGAGGCGCTCAAGCTGCTGTACACCCACCCGGGCGCGGCGCATTTGATCGTGCACCGCGGGGCGTCCGTCTCGCCCGAGGGCGACCTCATCGAGGCGGACATCGCGCGGGAGGCGGCCGACGACATCGTCGACGCCTTGTGCACGCTCGGCCTCGACCGCACCGGCGGCATCACCATGGAATCGCTGGACACCGCGCTTTCCGACGCCGCCGACGCGGCCGAGGAAGCCGCTCCCGGCGAAGGCGCGGACGCGGTCGTGTGGCAGGAGCTGCTCGGCCGCACCGGCGAGGAATCGCGGTGGAACGCCACGTTCCAGGCTTTCCTCGCCATCGCGTGCCTGCTCGCCGCGGTCGGCGTGCTGACCGACTCGTCGGTGACGATCGTCGGCGCGATGGTGGTCGGCCCGGAGTTCGGCCCGCTCGCCGCGATCGCGGTCGGCATGGTGCTGCGCCGCTGGGACCTGGTGCGCCGCGCCGGGGTCGCGCTGGCCGTCGGCTTCCCGGTGTCGATGGCGATCACGCTGCTCGGCGTGCTGCTCGGCAGCTCGGCCGAGTTGTTCGATCCGCACGCGATAGTGAATAACCACCAGGTCGATTTCGTGTACCAGGTCGGACCGGCGTCGTTCGTGGTGGCATTGCTCGCCGGGGCGGCCGGAATGCTCGCGATGACGTCGGCGAAATCGGCCGCGCTGGTCGGCGTGTTCATTTCGGTGACGACGGTGCCCGCGGCCGGTTACGCCATGGTCGCGGCGGTCGCCGGACGGTGGGACCGGACCGGTTTTTCGGTGCTGCAGCTGCTGGTCAACCTCTTCGGAATCGTTCTTGCTGCGGCCATTGTGCTGATAGTTCGCCGACGCAAGCAACGTTCCGCGGCGTTGCTGCGTCCGCTTTCCCGTGGGTGA